CCGGGCCATGGCCCTGGCCATGCTGGCCCTGAGCCGGGAGGCGCTGCCGGTGATTTTTGCCCGGGCCGGGGCGCGGTGCGAGCGGCTGGGCTATTGCCCGGAATCCGAACGATTTTGCTGTGGCCGATATCCGCGTCTTGAACAAACTGGTTCCATTTCGTCCTAATTCCTGAAATTCGGCTTTCTGGGGCATTTTTTCTCACCCGTCACGAAAGTGGCGGGTTTTTTCGTTTGGCCGGTCCAAAGGCCAGTAAATGCGGGGCTGAATTTTTTTTCTTAATGAAATAAGAGGATTGTTCGTGCCGTGTGCATGTTGGCCTGAGGCTGTGGGGAGCCGCAAAGGCAAGGGCCAAGCGGATTTTCGGGCAGGTCAACCCAAAAGTTGCATGTTGGAAGATGAAATATTTTGACTGTCATTGAGTAATATTGAGATAAACATGGATTACCATGTTTAAAACTCTTTCACAGATGTGTATAAAAAAATCCGCCTGCCCAAAACCCAGGCTCCAGGCGGGCTGGCGCGACCCCCCAAATCCCCCGGTTCTCCTGGCCTGACGGAAATATCAATTGATTTCGAAGGATTGCATTGTAGAGAACAAAATGGCCGGCTGGCGGAAAGCGGTCCCTAATCGTCCTTTGCCCGACCGCTCCCCGGCCGTAGGGTGCGCGCATGGAAACGATTTGGTCACAAACCAAAGAGCTGCTCGAAAAGACGCTGAGCCCCGGACTCTTCAACCTCTGGATCAAACCGCTTGCGGCCCGGGCCCGCGACGGCGTCCTTGAACTCGACGCACCCAACGCCTTCGTGGCCTCCTGGGTGCGGGAACGACTGAGCGATTCCATAGCCGAAGCCGCCGCCGTGGTCATGGGCGTCCGCCCGGAAATCATTGTCGCCGAAGCCAAGCCGACCAGTGCCGCCCCGCGCAGCCGTCGCCAGGAGACGCCCAAAGCCGCCGGCCCCCGGCCCGTGGCCGCCTCGCTGACCCTGCCCGTGGCCCCGCGCGCCCCGGAACTGGCCGCCGACCGCTTTCGCTTCAGCTACGACGAATTCGTCGTTGGCCCCTCCAACGAGATGGCCTACGCTGCCAGCCGGGGCATCTGCGACATGTCGCTGACCGCGGACCAGCTTTTCATCAGTTCGGCCCCGGGCCTGGGCAAGACCCATCTCATTCAGGCCATGGGCCGGCGGCTGTGCCACAGCGATCCGGGCCAGCGCCAGCCCCGGGTGGCCTATCTTTCGGCCGAGGAATTCGCCAACCGCCTCATCATGGCCATCAAGACCCGGCAGGTGGAGCAGTTCAAGGCCGCGTTCCGGGAAAACGTCGATGTGCTTCTGTTGGAAGACATCCATTTTTTCCGCGACAAGCCGCGCATCCAGGACGAGCTCTTAAATACCCTCAAAGCCCTCAATTCCCGGGGCTGCCGTCTGGTCTTCACCAGTTCCTTTCTGCCCAAGGAACTCTCGGGCCTGGACAACCAGCTCTTATCGCGCATCAATTCCGGCTTTCTGGCTGTCATCGACAAGCCCGACCGGGAGACCCGGCGGCGCATTCTGGAGCGCAAGGCCGCTATCCATCAGGTGCTTCTGCCTGAGGACGTGTCCACGCTTTTGGCCGACAAGCTCTCGGCCGACGTGCGCCAGCTGGAAAGCTGCCTGCAAAACCTGGCGCTCAAGGCCCGACTGCTCAATTGCCGCATCTCCGTCGATCTGGCCTGGGAAGTGCTTCGCCACTACGACGTGGACGCCGCGCCGCGCACCATTGACGACATCGTGGCCTATGTCTGCGACGTCTACCGGCTCTCGCCCGACCAGCTCAAGTCCAAATCGCGCAAGCGCCAGCTCGTTCTGGCCCGCAATACGGCTTTCCTGCTGGCCCGGCAGCACACCGACCTGTCGTTGGCCGACATCGGCACCCGGTTCAATCGCCGCCACTCCACGGTGGTCAAGGGCATCACTTCCCTGGAGAAGCATTTGTCCCTCAAAACCCCGCTTGGCCGGGAGTTGGAGCGCACCATCGACCAGATGCGGGCCTAAACGCCGCGCACAAGGATTTCCCCTTCAGGCCCCCTTCGAGGGCAGCCCTGCCACACGCTCCGGCGACCAACACCAGGCGCCCTGTGGAGCCGGCAGGCAGACTCGAAAACAGAGAACAAGCACCAGCTAGGGGGAGGCCGCCATTGGCCGGGCAGACGTCGGACTGAAAAGTCCGGCGTCTGCTTTTTTTGGGGGGGGAGCGGCGTAGACGGCAGCAGTCTTGGAGGCGTTGGCCCGATTGGTCAACCCGCGCAGGGCGTTGGTCTCGGCGGTGCGGCCGGTGCCCGGCCCGGCCTAGGCGTATGCTTCGACGACCGCAGCGTCCTTGGTCGCCTGGGTCAGCCGGCCGACGGTGTCGTTGGGGGGTGCGAGCAGATACGTTGACTTTTGCCGGTCGCATGTTACCTTTTGAAAAAAGGAGCCACGCCATGCAAGCCCATATGACCAAGCAGAACCGTTACCGCGCCAGGCTCAGGGAGCAGGGATTGCGGCCAATCCAGATTTGGGTTCCCGACACCCGCCGCCCTGGCTTCGCCGAGGAATGCCGCCGGCAGTCCCAGCTTGTGAGCAGCGACCCGCACGAGCGGGAACACCTCGATTGTGCGGCCACGGCCGCCGCGACCATCGAGGGTTGGGAATGAAGCGCGGGGATCTCGTGACAGTTTCGCTCTCTGGCGACTACGGAAAGCCCCGCCCCGCCCTGGTCATTCAATCCGACTTGTTTGCCGACCACGCATCCGTGACGCTCTTGCCGATCACAGGATTTTGCGTGGAGGGCGCGCCCCTGTTGCGTTTTGATGTTGAACCAGATGAAGCGAACGGGCTACGCAAACCGTCCCAAGTGATGATCGACAAAACCAGCACAGTCCCCCGTGAAAAAGTTGACGGCCCATTCGGCCGTTTAGATGACGAAACGATGCTGGAGATTACAAGGGCGCTTTCGGTGTTTTTTGGGATAGCATGACGCTACAGAACAAAATTCGGGCCATCCAACACGTCTCCAGCAAACAGTATTGTACGGCGCGATCGTGGGAAAAAGTTGGATTGCCGCGAAACGATTTGAAGGGGTGCTTGCCTTGCTGCCTGACGGGTTGGGTGGGCAAGTCTGGTTTGAGACCGACGCCGAGCGCCTGATTGCTGCCGCGTTCGGCGGTGGGACAGGGTAAGTCAAGGGTTGACCAAGCCGATACGATCAGCGCCCGAACCTATGCTGGTGTAGCCGCCCGAGCCGGTGAGCAGAAACGGTTCCCGTTGGGGTCGGTCTCCGCTCGCAGCGACCCGACTTGGTCACCCGGCCTTTGGCATCAAGGACATGGTCGAAGTGATTGCCGTTGGGATCGGTTTCGGTCAGCACCTGCCCGCCATTCGGGTAGGTGCCCCGGGTGAGACGACTCGCACCGTCCACCTTGAGTGCCGTGCGTTGGCCGTTCGGGACCACGAGGGCCGTGCCCCGCCGTCCGAGTCGCGTTCGAGGGTGATGACGTCGCCAAGCGGGACGATTACTTATGCGTCCTTGAGTTTCACTTGCTCGGATTTTATCATGTGCCTACTGACGTGGATAACAAAATTTGAATGAAATCAATAATGTTGTGGCAAGGAGTTGCATTAGTTTAATGTCTCCCCAAGTATTCTTGAAATGTATTTTCTGGTTCGTATAAAAGCGATGACGCCACCAAATATTGATATTATTGTAAAAATAAATAGAATTCCAAATTCTAAAAACTGCGAGTTTGACCTGTGTGAAACAAAAAAGAGCAAAGGAGATTCTAAAGCAAATATCATGCCAGACACAATTGATGATATGGTAACTGATATAGATATAATGACTCCGTTTTTTAAATGCGTCGATAGTTTATTGTGTGGTTTCATTGCGACTACAGTGCTAGCTTGTTTGTTAATAAGCTATTCATGCTATGAGCAGGGGCTAGCAGGATTGTTGTTTTCTGATTTTTGTTCGGGTCCATCCTCAGGCCCTTGGTCAGGCGCTTGCTTCCTCGTAGTCCGGGTGAGGAATTTGCCCGAGAGGAAGGCGACCCGGGTCAGTCGCCGGTCGCGGTCGTAGCAACTTTGTCACGGAATTCGGGTGGAGGACCAAATATATTACACAACAGTCCCCATTTTATTTCTGAAATTCTATTTAAACATTGGCATAGTTGAATATTGTGAGTGTTGGCAAAGTATATCCTTTGTTTATTTGTAACGACAACAATATATCCATTGACTCGTATTGATTTAATGTCTGAAAAGTTATTGTCAACTATGCCGCTGTTCCTGTTCATGTAAAACAATGCTTTTCTTTCATTAAAGCGTAAAACAATTCTGTTGCAAAATTTATTTTGTATAACTCTGAATAAACAAATAATAATTGAAAAAAGCATATACAATAATACAATTTTAATATTCATAATATTTTGTATTAACGTAATATATGCAAGTGAAAATATTAAAACAGCCGACATAGCTTTGTCTGCGTGATTTGCAATAAATTGATGACTTAGCAACTCTGAAAATGAATACACTGCTTCATGATCCATTTCCATTTGTTTGTTGTTGCTTGGCAGCATAAATTCTCCAATTTATTCAGGTTCCTATTTTCTAAAGGGGATGCCAGTATTATTTTATCATGCCTATTCCTCAGGCAATTTGGGCAGATACGATCCCTCCTGCTGCACCTGCAGCACCCCCTATAAGCCCCGCAGCGGTATTGCCAGACTGTATCCCTGAAAGGAATCCTCCATATCCTCCTGCAATTGTTTCGATAACAGCGCCGGCTACTCCGAACTCCCCTGTCTGGTCCACCCCATTGACCGTATCCCCGACTACATATCCATATAAATCCGTATCCCCACCCTCAAACCCTATCGGGTCCTTGGCCGTCCACCGTCTGCCGTCGGCGTCATAATCCCGATACCCGAATCGCGTCAGCCCGGTGTCTGATTGCGCAGATCTTGGGTTTGCTGACGGCGTCAGTCTACTCCAAGGCCACCAGTTCCAGGTCCCCGACCAGTCCCACCAGTTCGCCTAGCTGGAGAAACGCGCCGCGAACGCCTCGCCCGGCCATGCCCTCGGCCGCCGCCAGCACGCCTTCCATGTCCTCGGCCGTGACCAGGAGATTGGCCAGGGCCGTGGCCGCGGCGTCGGCGATGGCCCCCCGGTCGGCCACCACCGTCACCATGTCGGCCCGGCCAAGGCTTAAGGACGGGCCAACCGTGGCCGAGGAGGCGCAGATGGCGGCCGGCAGGGCGTCCGGGCCAAAGCGCAGGGCCAGGCGCGCCCCTTCCACGGGCTTGGCCAAAAGGGCCACGATGCGTTCGCGCCGGCCGGTCAAAAACACGTCGCCGCCATTTTCCACCAACAGTTCCGGCGACTGCCCGGCAAAGCGGTCGGCCACGGCCTGGGACATGGCCCCGGCCACGGCGGCCATGGGGCCGACGCCAAAACGCGCGGCCGCCTCGGCCATGTCCAGGGCGATGTCCGGGGCGTCGTCGGTCAGGGCCACGGGCACGAGGCTGTGCTGGAAATCGGGGTGGAGCAGCAGGTAGGTGGAGAGCCGGGCGCGCAGGGCGGAGACGAAATCAGCAATCTCCCGGGACAGGCTGCGCTCGGCCACCACCCAGAGATCGGTCTGGGCCACCACCACCTGGAAGGCAGTTTCGCCCGGGCGCGGGGCATGGGTCTGGCGGTAGGCGCGCACGGGATCGAGATGGACGCGGGGCATGGCGGCTCCTTTGTCGGGTGGCGTTTGGCCCAGTATGCCCGGTTGCCTGCCCGGGGGAAAGAGGCGGCCTTGGCAGGTCCGGCCCGGCCATGTAGTGTCGGGACCATGACGCACGCACCCTTGCCGCACGTGGCCGAACCGTTGGTCACGGTCATCATCCCCACCCACGACCGGGCTGCGCTCCTGATGCGGGCCGTGACTTCGGCCTTGGGCCAGACCCATGGAAGCCTGGAAGTCCTGGTGGTTGACGACGGCTCGACGGATGAGACTCCGGCGCTGCTGGCTGCCGTGGACGATCCCCGGCTGACGGTGATCCGCCGGCAGACGCCCGGCGGGGTGTCGGCGGCGCGCAATGTGGCGATTGCTGCGGCCCGGGGGGACTTTATCGCCCTGCTGGATTCCGACGACGAATGGCTGCCGGACAAAACCGCCCGCCAGCTGGCCTACATGCTGGAAAACGGCCATATCATAAGCCAGACCCAGGAAATATGGATGCGCGGCGGCCGGCGGGTCAATCCCGTGGCCAGACATGGCAAGCCGGATGGGTTCTTTTTTGAGGCCGCACTGGATATGTGTCTGGTCAGCCCTTCGACAACGATGTTTGCCAGGGGATTTTTTGAGGAGGTCGGGCTTTTTGACGAAAGTCTCCCGGCCTGCGAAGACTATGATCTGTGGCTGCGGACCTTGCTGCGCCATCCCATAGGGTTGCTGGACGCCTACCTGGCCGTGCGCCACGGCGGGCGGGGCGATCAGCTCTCGACCATGTTTATTGGCCAGGACCTGTTTCGCATACGGGCGATGATCGGCCTCTTGGCCCGGCCGGAAGTGACGCCCTGGCATCGGGATTGCATTGAAAAAGAATTGCGCCGCAAGGTCCGGGTCTATGTCGTTGGCTGTTGCAAGCGCGACAGACCGGAAGAGGCCGAGCGGGTGCTGGCCCTGATGGAAACGGCCCTTGGCGCGGCCAAAGCGCATGACACCCAGCCGCCCGCGCCGGACGGGGCGGCCTGAATGCGGCGGGTTGGGGCGGCCCGGCGAGAGGCCGCCGGCCCGGGAAAAGGCCTAGGGCGCGACTTCCCGTTTGGTGATGGCCTCGGCCTTGATGCGCGTCAGGGTGTGGGTGAGCCCGGCCAGGACGTTTTCCCGGATATCGCCGGCAGCGATGATAAAAAGCAGATCGTCGCCCGGGGCAAAAGTGCCGGCCCGGGCTTCGACCAGCACCCGGAACATGCCGGGCATGGCTTCGCCTTCCTGGCGGATGGCTTCCACCAGATCGGCGTCCACCCGGACTTCCAGGGAGGCCACCGGAGCCCCTTGCCGGGACGTGGCCCGGGCCATGCCGTTATGCACCAGTACCATGCCGACTTTCTCCAGAAAGCCCGGCTGAGCCTTAAGCGCCGCAATGGTTTTTGATATGTCCATCAACGGCAAGTAAGGGAGAACAGCGCCCTTGTCTACGTTTTACATCGCCAATCTGCTGGAGAAGCTGCCCCAGATTCCGACCACGCGCATGGTGCACAACGGCATCTGCGTCTGGGTGGTCTGGGACGGCGAACTCGACCCGGGCATCCCGACCATGCTCGAGGACTACGGCGGTTTTCGCATGGCCGACGCCTACGGCCAGGCCCTGTGGTTTTTCTTCAGCGAGGAGGGCCTGCGGGCCTTAGGGCGCATCCATGTCTGGGGCAAGGTCAACGCCATGCGCCTTTTTATGGAGGCAGTGCCGGCGGCGATGTTGGTCAGCCCCAAATTCGAGCGCTCACTGACCATGTCCGTGGAGCTGTCGCGCCAGCATGTCTCGCCGGGCGAAACCCTGGAGATCCTACTCCATCCCAATCTCAAACCACAGTTGGCCCATCTCCCGGGACTGTCGGGCCAGCACACCAAACCCACCATGGGCTTGGCCCGGGTTGCCTTCGAGCGTCTGGAGGCCGATACCGCCTTGTCCTACGACCCGGGGCTCATCTGGTATTGCGTGCTGCGGCCCCTGGGCGATCCTTTAAGCCGCAATACGGCCGAGGGCTGGCGCAATATCGCCGAGGAACTCCTTGATATCGTCGAACGCCTGGGCGTCAAGTTCATCCGGCATGAAGGGTTTCTTATTTTCGAGCTGTCCGGGCTGCGCAAGTTTCGTTCGTGGTCGCGCGACACCATTGCCCGGATCATGCGGCTTAAGGAAGAAGGGGAGCAGGGCCGTTACTGGCCAAGCGTCATGGCCGCGGCCTCGTCCAAAGGCCGGACCCTGAGCAAGGACCTGCCCCGACGCCTTGGTCTGGACTGGGACCAGATGAGTCCGGACTATCCCCACATGAGCTACCGTTCGGCCTTTCTGCTGGGCGACGACTTCATCATCCACGAGGCCCGGACGCTGTCGCGCGGGGTGACCGTCGAGGACTGGTGCAACGTCAGTCTGGCCCGGGCGGAAGAGACCGAAGACGCCGCCGAGGAGAAAATCCAAGGCGAACTGGCCGTGCCGTTACCCTCGGCACTGTCTGGCGGGGACGCCAAACCGTGTTTCTACTGCGGACTGAACAACCATACCCCGCACCACTGCCCTTCCAAACTGTTGACCGTGCCCAAGCCCGAAGTGTGGGAGCTTTTCGGTGATGTGGACATGGGTGGCCTGGAAGCGCTGTCCCAGGGCCTGGAAACGGCCCTGGCCGCTGATTTTGACACCGAGTCGGCCCGCCTGCTGACCGGCGGCGATGCCCCGTGCCTGTTTTATCAGTCTCTTTTCGAGACCGGGATGCCGTTTCAGACGCGCTTTCTCGAGCTGGTGTGGCGCAGCAAGGGCAAGGTCCTGCCGGATGGTCTGGCCCAGCTGGGCCAGCGCGAGGGCGAGTTTTTCTGGGGCGCCCTGGTCGCTTTTCGCAGCGATGACGCCGAGAATTACGATGCGCTCATGACCCAGGCCCTGGCCAAGTATCCCCGGGCTTACCAGCCCAAGTCGCTGCAAGGTTTTCAGGCCATGGAAGCCGGGGATTGGACCAAGGCCGTCTACTATTGGCAGGAGGCGGGCCGGCAGTGCCACACGGCCCTGCAACGGGGCTATTTCCATTTCCTGGAGGCCCGGACGGCGGAAATCCAGGGGGACAGCCATAAGGCCATCGCCCATTACCGCGAGACCCTACGGGAAAATCCCAAGTGGTTGGAGCCGGTCTACCGCCAGGGCGTGTGTCTGGTGAAGATGGGCTTTATCGATCAGGGGTTGCAGTATCTGCTCCCCCTGGTGACGGCAGATGCGCCAACATTTAACCGGGTGCTGCTCGACCCGGAGTTGGAGCGCGGCCGGTTGCAGGTGCTCGGCGCGTTGTGGCGGGTCTGGAGTGCCGCCCGGGAGGAGGCCAAGCACCGGCTTGGCACCCTGGCCGAACTGTCCGAATCGGTGCGCGGCCGGTTTCTCGATGAAGAACCGTATCTGGCTGAGGCTGCGGCCAAGGCCGAGGTCTTGGCGACGCTTGGCAAAGTCAGCAATTATGTGGCTTTTAAGCGACTTGTAAACGGAGTGGATGCCTTCGAAGCCGAAGTCAAAAAGGCTATCGAAAAGGAACTGGCGGCCATGCGGGCCAGACAGGACCGGCAGGTGGAGGATTTGAAGGGCATTCAGCGGGAGGCGGCGTGGTTCCCGTTCCCCTCACTCTTGCGGGAGTTCAACAAGGATTTCAACTATTGCGCCACGAGGCTTAACTGGATGCGCACCGCATCCATGGACGAGGCCGCCAATTTTCGGAAAAGCCGCGAGAGTATGCCGGAGGTGGACGAGCGCATCCAGACGTTGCGCACCCGGCTGATCACGCTTCGCATTGTGCGTGATTCGACCTTTTTTACCATGCTTTTTGGTCGCAATTTCATGTGGATGGAGGTGGCAAGCCTGGGGTTGTCCCTGGTGCTGGTGCCGCTTATGGTCTATGCGTTCCAGCGTTTCGGCCAGGGTTGGGTGGCGGACATGGTGGAGCATCAGAAGTGGCAGTTGCAAAAGGGGCTGGTGGTCATTTTGACGATTTCGGCCCTGGCTTTAGCCGCCATCAACACGGCGCTGACCTTTGACGCAAAAAAACGCAAGCTGTTTAAGCTGGCCGAGGAAGGCAAGCTGCCCAAGAAAAAGCCCAAGAAATCGCCCAAGCCCAAGAAAAAGCCCGCGCCCAAAGCTGCGCCCAAAGCTAAGGCCGCGCCTAAAAAATAGGCCACTTGGTCGTTAGCTCGGTCCAGTTTGGCCCGGCCCGGTTTGACCTGTCAGCGAAGTGAGCCCTCGCTTGGAAACCCCTGTGTCAGGCTTTGAAAGAGTCCTTCCAGTTGCCGGGCCAGATCGGCTGGCTCGGCCTCAGTCAGCGCCGACAGGCCAATAATTTGCCGCATGAGCTGGAATCCGGCGATGACTGCCAGCAAAAGGGCCGCCCGCTGCGGAGCGCCTGGACCGGACAGGATGTCGACAAGCGGCTGCAGGTGCTGCTGGGCATGGTCCCGCAGGATGGTTGCCGCCTGCGGGTTGGCGGCCGAGCGGATCAGCAGCAGGATGCCGTCCAGGGGACTGACGCCCGGCTCGGTCTTGGCGACCAGGGTGCGGGCCATATTTTGGGCGAGCGTCGCAACGGTTCGGTCCGGCCTGGTCAATTCGTGCCGGAGTATTCCCGGCGTCGCCAGCGTCGCTTCGACCACCTCCTCAAACAACCTCTCCTTGGAACCGAAATACCGGTTGACGAGCATTGCCGTCACGCCGGCATTTTGTGCGATTTCCCGGACGCCGACGCCGTCATAGCCGCAACGGGTGAAGGCCAGGCGGGCCGAATCGAGGATCGCCTGCCGCGTGGCTGCCGCGTTTCGCCGCCGTTTCGGGTGGTGGCCCGGGGCAAGGCCTGTGGTGGTGGGCTCATCCATGTCGTTTCCCCTCGTTTGCTGATCATCCCTCGGGCTTGACGAAGCCTGTCGGCGGCGGCGCACGGCCGCTTCCCGGCGTGCTGGGGTGATACCCCCTTTGCCGGCGACAATCCATGCAAGCAATGTTGACAGCCCGGGAGCGTGGGGTATTGCCGTCCTTCCCCTGGCCTGAAAACTGGCGGCCGGTCTTGCCGGTCGTGCGGGACTGTTGTGAAATAGCCTGCTATCCCTGCATGTTGCTGCCTCTCCCGATACCCCGTATGACAGTTTGGATACAATATCTACACATGTAGACAAAATATGAAATTGAGTCTACAGGTGTAGAGAAAGAGGGCGGGAAGTCCTGCTCCGCGTGAAGAACGCCCGGAGTGGCCCGGGCGCACGAATCTGTTCGGATACTGTGCCGCATTGACGCGCGCTGGCGAAAACCGGCGGCGATTGGCGCCCCGGGAGTGGGCCGCCCCGCGCCGCGTTCGGATGCTGCTTCGCCAGTCCAGCCACGGCCGCCTGACAGCGTATCCAACACAACGGCTTCGCCGGGTCATCGGGCCAACATGACGCCAGGCCTCTTTTTCCCCTTTTGGGGTGGAGGGGCTAAGCGGTGTCGTGTCGCCGCCATGCCCTCGTTGCTCCAGGATCGTATCACATGGTGTATCATCGTCTCGCGGCCAGGGAATCCATCAAAACCGGTCTGGCCATGGCGCTTGCCTGCGGCATCGCCCTGGCCCTTGGCTGGGAGAATCCCTATTGGGCCGCAATCGCCGTGGCCGTCGTCAGTATGCCGACCGTCGGCGAATCGCTCAATAAAAGCGCCTTGCGACTCGGGGGAACCGTGGTCGGCGGTCTGGTCGGCCTGCTGTCTTTGGGGTTGTTTGGCCAGGACCGGTTTGCCTTTACCCTCTTCATGTCGCTGTATGTCGGCTGGTGCGCCTACCGCATTACAGTAACCCGCGCAGTCTACTTCTGGTTCATCAGCGGCTACGTCGCCCTGCTCATTGCCGCCGCCGGCGTGGGCAGCAGTTCGCACCAGGCCTTTTATACCGCGATGCTGCGCGTCCAGGAAACCGGACTTGGCATCCTCGTTTACGCATTCGTTTCGGTCTTCGTGTGGCCGCAGCGCTGTTTAGATGACCTGAAGCTGGTGGTCAGGAATCTTGTGGGGGTAGAGGCCAAAACCCTGGCACAGTATTTTACCCTGCTTCGCCAGGAGGAAGCCGGGGATCGGACGGCAAGCTGGTACGCCATGGAGAACCAGCTCGTTGGCCAGCTTGCGCGACGGCTCGACGCAGCCGAAATGGAACAGTTCGAGATCCGCGAAGTCCGGCACTGGTGGCGGCGTCTGCTGCGCACGGCCCAGGACCTGATGGAAGCCATGGAGATCTGGCGGGAGACGTTCCCGGAACTACGGCGCATCGACCT
This DNA window, taken from Desulfovibrio sp. TomC, encodes the following:
- a CDS encoding type II toxin-antitoxin system PemK/MazF family toxin, with amino-acid sequence MKRGDLVTVSLSGDYGKPRPALVIQSDLFADHASVTLLPITGFCVEGAPLLRFDVEPDEANGLRKPSQVMIDKTSTVPREKVDGPFGRLDDETMLEITRALSVFFGIA
- a CDS encoding UPF0280 family protein; this encodes MPRVHLDPVRAYRQTHAPRPGETAFQVVVAQTDLWVVAERSLSREIADFVSALRARLSTYLLLHPDFQHSLVPVALTDDAPDIALDMAEAAARFGVGPMAAVAGAMSQAVADRFAGQSPELLVENGGDVFLTGRRERIVALLAKPVEGARLALRFGPDALPAAICASSATVGPSLSLGRADMVTVVADRGAIADAAATALANLLVTAEDMEGVLAAAEGMAGRGVRGAFLQLGELVGLVGDLELVALE
- a CDS encoding tetratricopeptide repeat protein, which produces MSTFYIANLLEKLPQIPTTRMVHNGICVWVVWDGELDPGIPTMLEDYGGFRMADAYGQALWFFFSEEGLRALGRIHVWGKVNAMRLFMEAVPAAMLVSPKFERSLTMSVELSRQHVSPGETLEILLHPNLKPQLAHLPGLSGQHTKPTMGLARVAFERLEADTALSYDPGLIWYCVLRPLGDPLSRNTAEGWRNIAEELLDIVERLGVKFIRHEGFLIFELSGLRKFRSWSRDTIARIMRLKEEGEQGRYWPSVMAAASSKGRTLSKDLPRRLGLDWDQMSPDYPHMSYRSAFLLGDDFIIHEARTLSRGVTVEDWCNVSLARAEETEDAAEEKIQGELAVPLPSALSGGDAKPCFYCGLNNHTPHHCPSKLLTVPKPEVWELFGDVDMGGLEALSQGLETALAADFDTESARLLTGGDAPCLFYQSLFETGMPFQTRFLELVWRSKGKVLPDGLAQLGQREGEFFWGALVAFRSDDAENYDALMTQALAKYPRAYQPKSLQGFQAMEAGDWTKAVYYWQEAGRQCHTALQRGYFHFLEARTAEIQGDSHKAIAHYRETLRENPKWLEPVYRQGVCLVKMGFIDQGLQYLLPLVTADAPTFNRVLLDPELERGRLQVLGALWRVWSAAREEAKHRLGTLAELSESVRGRFLDEEPYLAEAAAKAEVLATLGKVSNYVAFKRLVNGVDAFEAEVKKAIEKELAAMRARQDRQVEDLKGIQREAAWFPFPSLLREFNKDFNYCATRLNWMRTASMDEAANFRKSRESMPEVDERIQTLRTRLITLRIVRDSTFFTMLFGRNFMWMEVASLGLSLVLVPLMVYAFQRFGQGWVADMVEHQKWQLQKGLVVILTISALALAAINTALTFDAKKRKLFKLAEEGKLPKKKPKKSPKPKKKPAPKAAPKAKAAPKK
- a CDS encoding TetR/AcrR family transcriptional regulator yields the protein MDEPTTTGLAPGHHPKRRRNAAATRQAILDSARLAFTRCGYDGVGVREIAQNAGVTAMLVNRYFGSKERLFEEVVEATLATPGILRHELTRPDRTVATLAQNMARTLVAKTEPGVSPLDGILLLIRSAANPQAATILRDHAQQHLQPLVDILSGPGAPQRAALLLAVIAGFQLMRQIIGLSALTEAEPADLARQLEGLFQSLTQGFPSEGSLR
- a CDS encoding DnaA ATPase domain-containing protein, yielding METIWSQTKELLEKTLSPGLFNLWIKPLAARARDGVLELDAPNAFVASWVRERLSDSIAEAAAVVMGVRPEIIVAEAKPTSAAPRSRRQETPKAAGPRPVAASLTLPVAPRAPELAADRFRFSYDEFVVGPSNEMAYAASRGICDMSLTADQLFISSAPGLGKTHLIQAMGRRLCHSDPGQRQPRVAYLSAEEFANRLIMAIKTRQVEQFKAAFRENVDVLLLEDIHFFRDKPRIQDELLNTLKALNSRGCRLVFTSSFLPKELSGLDNQLLSRINSGFLAVIDKPDRETRRRILERKAAIHQVLLPEDVSTLLADKLSADVRQLESCLQNLALKARLLNCRISVDLAWEVLRHYDVDAAPRTIDDIVAYVCDVYRLSPDQLKSKSRKRQLVLARNTAFLLARQHTDLSLADIGTRFNRRHSTVVKGITSLEKHLSLKTPLGRELERTIDQMRA
- a CDS encoding molybdenum cofactor biosynthesis protein MoaE; protein product: MDISKTIAALKAQPGFLEKVGMVLVHNGMARATSRQGAPVASLEVRVDADLVEAIRQEGEAMPGMFRVLVEARAGTFAPGDDLLFIIAAGDIRENVLAGLTHTLTRIKAEAITKREVAP
- a CDS encoding glycosyltransferase family 2 protein gives rise to the protein MTHAPLPHVAEPLVTVIIPTHDRAALLMRAVTSALGQTHGSLEVLVVDDGSTDETPALLAAVDDPRLTVIRRQTPGGVSAARNVAIAAARGDFIALLDSDDEWLPDKTARQLAYMLENGHIISQTQEIWMRGGRRVNPVARHGKPDGFFFEAALDMCLVSPSTTMFARGFFEEVGLFDESLPACEDYDLWLRTLLRHPIGLLDAYLAVRHGGRGDQLSTMFIGQDLFRIRAMIGLLARPEVTPWHRDCIEKELRRKVRVYVVGCCKRDRPEEAERVLALMETALGAAKAHDTQPPAPDGAA
- a CDS encoding RHS repeat-associated core domain-containing protein, with protein sequence MTPSANPRSAQSDTGLTRFGYRDYDADGRRWTAKDPIGFEGGDTDLYGYVVGDTVNGVDQTGEFGVAGAVIETIAGGYGGFLSGIQSGNTAAGLIGGAAGAAGGIVSAQIA
- a CDS encoding antitoxin MazE family protein, with product MQAHMTKQNRYRARLREQGLRPIQIWVPDTRRPGFAEECRRQSQLVSSDPHEREHLDCAATAAATIEGWE